A genomic region of Microtus ochrogaster isolate Prairie Vole_2 chromosome 15, MicOch1.0, whole genome shotgun sequence contains the following coding sequences:
- the LOC101988361 gene encoding 60S ribosomal protein L36a, which translates to MVNVPKTRRTFCKKCGKHQPHKVTQYKKGKDSLYAQGKRRYDRKQSGYGGQTKPIFRKKAKTTKKIVLRLECVEPNCRSKRMLAIKRCKHFELGGDKKRKGQVIQF; encoded by the coding sequence ATGGTCAACGTACCCAAAACTCGAAGGACTTTCTGTAAGAAATGTGGCAAGCATCAGCCTCACAAAGTGACCCAGTATAAGAAGGGCAAGGATTCCCTGTACGCGCAAGGGAAGCGGCGCTACGATCGGAAGCAGAGTGGTTATGGTGGGCAGACAAAGCCAATTTTCCGGAAGAAGgccaaaaccacaaagaagatCGTGCTCAGGCTTGAGTGTGTGGAGCCCAACTGCAGGTCCAAGAGGATGCTGGCCATTAAGAGATGCAAGCATTTTGAACTGGGAggagacaagaagagaaagggccaagtgATCCAGTTCTAA